TTGCTGAACTGCTCCAGCAACACGTTTCCCGGTCCGCATGCATTTCGTGCCACAAGGCGATCGATCCATTGGGGCTCGGGCTGGAAAACTTTGCGCCAAACGGTCAGTGGCGAACCGAGTATCCCGACCAGGCTCCTGTGGTTTCAGCAGGCGTGATGCCCAATGGAAAGACGTTTAGCACACCTCGGGAAATGAAAGTCTTATTGCTGGAAGTCTATCAAGAAGAAATCGCCCACAACTTCGTTAAAACGATGCTGGCTTATGCCCTGGGGCGAAACATCGAGCCG
The genomic region above belongs to Saccharospirillaceae bacterium and contains:
- a CDS encoding DUF1585 domain-containing protein encodes the protein AELLQQHVSRSACISCHKAIDPLGLGLENFAPNGQWRTEYPDQAPVVSAGVMPNGKTFSTPREMKVLLLEVYQEEIAHNFVKTMLAYALGRNIEPFDRVALVPILRKVQEDGYQIDTVIEQIVLSRQFRCRQDR